The following coding sequences lie in one Vitis vinifera cultivar Pinot Noir 40024 chromosome 19, ASM3070453v1 genomic window:
- the LOC100265768 gene encoding protein transport protein SEC24 C isoform X2 encodes MAAPVPPGAPRATNTPPPPPNYNPNYQRTPDSLAENMQNLQINRPPSVPNSTPRPPPSYIQSPPSHSSAPYSAPQHSAPFPRGAPVSRPGPSPGPQSGVLARPGMAPSGPPQSTFPPNMAPGRPSGYPISQALPFGSRPSTGSFPSPMGGQVTTSSGAPPSAFASSSAAPPSAFPASGFSAGPVIPPVAARPGVFASSPLSTGPIIPPSSAPGGPTSNGPPMFASAALQGGPRYPSADNTMQTPVGHPPTMMSTQAPSQPPTMRTLLGSTAPNVPPGPPVQTAPTAMPFSAAPQGVPPPSGSPYGLQTWPMQPRQVAPPPTIPGSVQPPRMFGMPPPPPNQSMAAMPPAMSQTGAPLAGPSKIDPNQIPRPIPNTSVILHETRQGNQANPPPPATSDYIVRDTGNCSPRYMRCTINQIPCTADLLTTSGMQLALLVQPLALPHPSEEPIQVVDFGESGPVRCSRCKGYINPFMKFIDQGRRFICNLCGFTDETPRDYHCNLGPDGRRRDAEERPELCRGTVEFVASKEYMVREPMPAVFFFLIDVSMNAIQTGATAAACSAITQVITDLPEGPRTMVGIATFDSTIHFYNLKRALQQPLMLIVPDVQDVYTPLQTDVIVQLSECRQHLELLLENIPTMFQNNRTAESAFGAAIQAAFLAMKSTGGKLLVFQSVLPSVGIGALSAREAEGRTNITAGEKEAHKLLQPADKTLKTMAIEFAEYQVCVDVFITTQTYVDIASIAVIPRTTGGQVYYYYPFSALSDPAKLYNDLRWNITKPQGFEAVMRVRCSQGLQVQEYSGNFCRRIPTDVDLPGIDCDKAIMVTLKHDDKLQDGSECAFQCALLYTTVYGQRRIRVTTLSLPCTSMLSNLFRSADLDTQFACFLKQAASEIPSTPLSQVREQVTNLCINILHSYRKFCATVSSSGQLILPEALKLLPLYTLALIKSIGLRTDGRIDDRSFWINYVSPLSTPLAIPLVYPRMMAIHDLNSHEGDRPLIPPTIPLSSEHVSDDGIYLLENGDDGLIYIGNSVNPDIMRQLFGISSVDVIPSQFVLQQYDNPLSKKLNELVNEIRRQRCSYLRIKLCRKGDASGMLFFSFMVEDKTAIGLSYVEFLVHIHRQIQIKMS; translated from the exons ATGGCAGCTCCTGTCCCCCCAGGGGCACCTAGAGCCACGAATACACCGCCACCACCACCTAATTACAATCCTAATTATCAAAGAACGCCTGATTCGTTAGCTGAAAATATGCAAAACCTGCAAATTAATCGGCCACCTTCTGTGCCCAATTCTACCCCTAGACCTCCTCCCTCTTATATTCAATCCCCACCTTCCCATTCATCAGCCCCTTATTCAGCTCCTCAGCACTCTGCCCCTTTTCCTAGAGGGGCGCCTGTTTCTAGGCCCGGGCCATCTCCAGGGCCACAGTCAGGTGTTCTGGCAAGGCCAGGAATGGCTCCATCTGGACCTCCACAATCCACATTCCCTCCGAATATGGCTCCAGGAAGGCCCTCTGGTTATCCTATCAGTCAGGCTCTGCCCTTTGGGTCGAGACCGTCTACTGGGTCCTTTCCCTCTCCTATGGGTGGTCAAGTTACCACCTCTTCTGGGGCACCTCCCAGCGCATTCGCTTCCTCTTCTGCCGCACCTCCTAGTGCATTCCCAGCTTCTGGTTTCTCAGCTGGCCCAGTTATTCCCCCGGTGGCTGCCCGACCTGGTGTGTTTGCATCTTCTCCTTTGTCCACAGGTCCGATAATTCCCCCTTCAAGTGCACCTGGTGGGCCCACTAGTAATGGGCCACCTATGTTTGCATCAGCAGCATTGCAAGGTGGACCTCGGTATCCCTCGGCTGACAATACAATGCAAACACCAGTTGGGCATCCCCCTACAATGATGTCAACTCAGGCACCTTCCCAGCCTCCAACCATGCGAACTCTCCTCGGAAGTACAGCTCCCAATGTTCCACCAGGTCCTCCAGTGCAAACAGCCCCAACAGCCATGCCATTTTCAGCTGCACCTCAAGGTGTGCCACCGCCTTCTGGTTCTCCATATGGCCTGCAGACATGGCCAATGCAACCACGGCAG GTGGCTCCACCACCAACAATTCCTGGTTCTGTGCAACCACCTAGAATGTTTGGAATGCCACCACCACCGCCAAATCAATCTATGGCTGCTATGCCACCTGCTATGAGTCAAACTGGAGCACCTTTGGCAGGTCCATCAAAGATTGATCCTAATCAAATTCCTCGGCCCATTCCAAATACCTCTGTGATTCTGCATGAAACTCGTCAGGGCAATCAGGCTAACCCTCCTCCG CCCGCCACAAGTGATTACATTGTTAGGGATACTGGGAATTGCAGTCCACGATACATGAGGTGCACCATCAATCAG ATCCCATGCACTGCTGATCTTTTGACAACATCAGGAATGCAGTTAGCCTTGTTGGTCCAACCTTTGGCCCTTCCTCATCCATCTGAGGAGCCCATCCAA GTTGTGGATTTTGGAGAAAGTGGTCCTGTTCGATGCTCCCGTTGCAAAGGTTACATTAATCCCTTCATGAAGTTTATTGATCAGGGAAGGCGTTTCATCTGTAACTTATGTG GATTTACTGATGAAACACCTCGTGACTACCATTGCAATTTGGGGCCAGATGGCAGGCGTAGAGATGCTGAGGAAAGGCCTGAGCTATGTAGAGGAACAGTGGAATTTGTTGCTTCAAAGGAATACATG GTGCGTGAGCCAATGCCTGCTGTGTTTTTCTTTCTGATCgatgtatcaatgaatgcaatACAGACTGGTGCAACTGCAGCAGCTTGCAGTGCAATCACTCAAGTTATCACTGATCTTCCT GAAGGTCCTCGAACAATGGTGGGAATAGCAACATTTGATTCTACAATCCATTTTTATAATCTGAAACGTGCATTACAGCAG CCTCTAATGCTCATTGTTCCTGATGTACAAGATGTTTACACTCCCCTCCAGACTGATGTAATTGTTCAGCTTTCCGAG TGTCGTCAACATTTAGAGCTGTTACTGGAAAACATACCAACCATGTTTCAGAATAATAGAACTGCTGAATCAGCCTTCGGTGCAGCAATCCAG GCTGCTTTCTTAGCGATGAAGAGTACTGGAGGAAAACTTCTGGTGTTTCAGTCAG TCTTGCCTTCAGTTGGCATCGGAGCCCTTTCTGCCAGAGAGGCTGAAGGAAGAACTAATATCACTGCAGGGGAGAAG GAGGCCCATAAATTACTCCAACCAGCAGACAAAACTCTGAAAACAATGGCAATTGAATTTGCTGAGTATCAG GTCTGTGTTGATGTTTTTATTACTACCCAAACCTATGTAGATATTGCATCTATTGCTGTCATCCCAAGAACTACAGGAGGACAG GTGTATTATTATTACCCCTTCTCAGCCCTTTCTGATCCTGCTAAGCTTTACAATGACCTTAGATGGAACATCACAAAGCCCCAAGGTTTTGAGGCAGTGATGCGTGTCAGATGCAGCCAG GGTCTTCAAGTTCAAGAGTACTCTGGAAACTTTTGCAGACGCATTCCAACAGATGTTGACTTACCTGGG ATTGACTGTGACAAAGCTATCATGGTAACATTAAAACATGACGATAAGTTGCAGGATGGCTCCGAATGTGCTTTTCAG TGTGCCCTTCTTTACACCACTGTTTATGGCCAGAGAAGAATTCGAGTTACTACTCTCTCTCTACCATGTACAAGTATGCTAAGTAATTTGTTCCGCTCAGCCGACTTGGATACTCAATTTGCATGTTTTCTGAAGCAAG CGGCAAGTGAAATTCCTTCAACACCACTCTCACAAGTTAGGGAGCAAGTGACGAACCTTTGCATTAACATTCTGCATTCATATCGTAAATTTTGTGCAACAGTATCATCATCTGGACAACTAATTCTTCCTGAGGCACTTAAACTTCTGCCTTTATACACCCTTG CATTGATCAAAAGTATTGGACTGCGAACTGATGGGAGAATAGATGATCGGTCATTTTGGATCAATTATGTTTCCCCACTTTCTACTCCTCTGGCAATACCTCTGGTGTACCCGAGGATGATGGCTATCCATGACCTTAATTCACAT GAAGGGGACAGGCCTCTTATTCCTCCTACAATTCCACTTTCCAGTGAGCATGTTAGCGATGATGGAATCTATCTACTGGAGAATGGTGATGATGGTTTGATTTATATTGGGAATTCGGTGAATCCAGATATCATGCGACAACTGTTTGGCATTTCTTCGGTTGACGTAATTCCTAGTCAg TTTGTGCTGCAGCAGTATGACAATCCCTTGTCAAAGAAACTAAATGAACTGGTAAATGAGATAAGGCGCCAAAGATGTTCATACCTCCG CATAAAATTATGCAGAAAAGGAGATGCATCAG GGATGCTCTTCTTCTCATTTATGGTCGAAGACAAGACTGCAATTGGACTCTCCTATGTTGAATTTCTAGTACATATCCATCGGCAAATCCAGATCAAAATGTCTTGA
- the LOC100265768 gene encoding protein transport protein SEC24 C isoform X1: MAAPVPPGAPRATNTPPPPPNYNPNYQRTPDSLAENMQNLQINRPPSVPNSTPRPPPSYIQSPPSHSSAPYSAPQHSAPFPRGAPVSRPGPSPGPQSGVLARPGMAPSGPPQSTFPPNMAPGRPSGYPISQALPFGSRPSTGSFPSPMGGQVTTSSGAPPSAFASSSAAPPSAFPASGFSAGPVIPPVAARPGVFASSPLSTGPIIPPSSAPGGPTSNGPPMFASAALQGGPRYPSADNTMQTPVGHPPTMMSTQAPSQPPTMRTLLGSTAPNVPPGPPVQTAPTAMPFSAAPQGVPPPSGSPYGLQTWPMQPRQVAPPPTIPGSVQPPRMFGMPPPPPNQSMAAMPPAMSQTGAPLAGPSKIDPNQIPRPIPNTSVILHETRQGNQANPPPPATSDYIVRDTGNCSPRYMRCTINQIPCTADLLTTSGMQLALLVQPLALPHPSEEPIQVVDFGESGPVRCSRCKGYINPFMKFIDQGRRFICNLCGFTDETPRDYHCNLGPDGRRRDAEERPELCRGTVEFVASKEYMVREPMPAVFFFLIDVSMNAIQTGATAAACSAITQVITDLPEGPRTMVGIATFDSTIHFYNLKRALQQPLMLIVPDVQDVYTPLQTDVIVQLSECRQHLELLLENIPTMFQNNRTAESAFGAAIQAAFLAMKSTGGKLLVFQSVLPSVGIGALSAREAEGRTNITAGEKEAHKLLQPADKTLKTMAIEFAEYQVCVDVFITTQTYVDIASIAVIPRTTGGQVYYYYPFSALSDPAKLYNDLRWNITKPQGFEAVMRVRCSQGLQVQEYSGNFCRRIPTDVDLPGIDCDKAIMVTLKHDDKLQDGSECAFQCALLYTTVYGQRRIRVTTLSLPCTSMLSNLFRSADLDTQFACFLKQAASEIPSTPLSQVREQVTNLCINILHSYRKFCATVSSSGQLILPEALKLLPLYTLALIKSIGLRTDGRIDDRSFWINYVSPLSTPLAIPLVYPRMMAIHDLNSHEGDRPLIPPTIPLSSEHVSDDGIYLLENGDDGLIYIGNSVNPDIMRQLFGISSVDVIPSQFVLQQYDNPLSKKLNELVNEIRRQRCSYLRIKLCRKGDASGQSIKTTLYENYKEIKTGVLVCLYTVNQNIIRLFHSM; this comes from the exons ATGGCAGCTCCTGTCCCCCCAGGGGCACCTAGAGCCACGAATACACCGCCACCACCACCTAATTACAATCCTAATTATCAAAGAACGCCTGATTCGTTAGCTGAAAATATGCAAAACCTGCAAATTAATCGGCCACCTTCTGTGCCCAATTCTACCCCTAGACCTCCTCCCTCTTATATTCAATCCCCACCTTCCCATTCATCAGCCCCTTATTCAGCTCCTCAGCACTCTGCCCCTTTTCCTAGAGGGGCGCCTGTTTCTAGGCCCGGGCCATCTCCAGGGCCACAGTCAGGTGTTCTGGCAAGGCCAGGAATGGCTCCATCTGGACCTCCACAATCCACATTCCCTCCGAATATGGCTCCAGGAAGGCCCTCTGGTTATCCTATCAGTCAGGCTCTGCCCTTTGGGTCGAGACCGTCTACTGGGTCCTTTCCCTCTCCTATGGGTGGTCAAGTTACCACCTCTTCTGGGGCACCTCCCAGCGCATTCGCTTCCTCTTCTGCCGCACCTCCTAGTGCATTCCCAGCTTCTGGTTTCTCAGCTGGCCCAGTTATTCCCCCGGTGGCTGCCCGACCTGGTGTGTTTGCATCTTCTCCTTTGTCCACAGGTCCGATAATTCCCCCTTCAAGTGCACCTGGTGGGCCCACTAGTAATGGGCCACCTATGTTTGCATCAGCAGCATTGCAAGGTGGACCTCGGTATCCCTCGGCTGACAATACAATGCAAACACCAGTTGGGCATCCCCCTACAATGATGTCAACTCAGGCACCTTCCCAGCCTCCAACCATGCGAACTCTCCTCGGAAGTACAGCTCCCAATGTTCCACCAGGTCCTCCAGTGCAAACAGCCCCAACAGCCATGCCATTTTCAGCTGCACCTCAAGGTGTGCCACCGCCTTCTGGTTCTCCATATGGCCTGCAGACATGGCCAATGCAACCACGGCAG GTGGCTCCACCACCAACAATTCCTGGTTCTGTGCAACCACCTAGAATGTTTGGAATGCCACCACCACCGCCAAATCAATCTATGGCTGCTATGCCACCTGCTATGAGTCAAACTGGAGCACCTTTGGCAGGTCCATCAAAGATTGATCCTAATCAAATTCCTCGGCCCATTCCAAATACCTCTGTGATTCTGCATGAAACTCGTCAGGGCAATCAGGCTAACCCTCCTCCG CCCGCCACAAGTGATTACATTGTTAGGGATACTGGGAATTGCAGTCCACGATACATGAGGTGCACCATCAATCAG ATCCCATGCACTGCTGATCTTTTGACAACATCAGGAATGCAGTTAGCCTTGTTGGTCCAACCTTTGGCCCTTCCTCATCCATCTGAGGAGCCCATCCAA GTTGTGGATTTTGGAGAAAGTGGTCCTGTTCGATGCTCCCGTTGCAAAGGTTACATTAATCCCTTCATGAAGTTTATTGATCAGGGAAGGCGTTTCATCTGTAACTTATGTG GATTTACTGATGAAACACCTCGTGACTACCATTGCAATTTGGGGCCAGATGGCAGGCGTAGAGATGCTGAGGAAAGGCCTGAGCTATGTAGAGGAACAGTGGAATTTGTTGCTTCAAAGGAATACATG GTGCGTGAGCCAATGCCTGCTGTGTTTTTCTTTCTGATCgatgtatcaatgaatgcaatACAGACTGGTGCAACTGCAGCAGCTTGCAGTGCAATCACTCAAGTTATCACTGATCTTCCT GAAGGTCCTCGAACAATGGTGGGAATAGCAACATTTGATTCTACAATCCATTTTTATAATCTGAAACGTGCATTACAGCAG CCTCTAATGCTCATTGTTCCTGATGTACAAGATGTTTACACTCCCCTCCAGACTGATGTAATTGTTCAGCTTTCCGAG TGTCGTCAACATTTAGAGCTGTTACTGGAAAACATACCAACCATGTTTCAGAATAATAGAACTGCTGAATCAGCCTTCGGTGCAGCAATCCAG GCTGCTTTCTTAGCGATGAAGAGTACTGGAGGAAAACTTCTGGTGTTTCAGTCAG TCTTGCCTTCAGTTGGCATCGGAGCCCTTTCTGCCAGAGAGGCTGAAGGAAGAACTAATATCACTGCAGGGGAGAAG GAGGCCCATAAATTACTCCAACCAGCAGACAAAACTCTGAAAACAATGGCAATTGAATTTGCTGAGTATCAG GTCTGTGTTGATGTTTTTATTACTACCCAAACCTATGTAGATATTGCATCTATTGCTGTCATCCCAAGAACTACAGGAGGACAG GTGTATTATTATTACCCCTTCTCAGCCCTTTCTGATCCTGCTAAGCTTTACAATGACCTTAGATGGAACATCACAAAGCCCCAAGGTTTTGAGGCAGTGATGCGTGTCAGATGCAGCCAG GGTCTTCAAGTTCAAGAGTACTCTGGAAACTTTTGCAGACGCATTCCAACAGATGTTGACTTACCTGGG ATTGACTGTGACAAAGCTATCATGGTAACATTAAAACATGACGATAAGTTGCAGGATGGCTCCGAATGTGCTTTTCAG TGTGCCCTTCTTTACACCACTGTTTATGGCCAGAGAAGAATTCGAGTTACTACTCTCTCTCTACCATGTACAAGTATGCTAAGTAATTTGTTCCGCTCAGCCGACTTGGATACTCAATTTGCATGTTTTCTGAAGCAAG CGGCAAGTGAAATTCCTTCAACACCACTCTCACAAGTTAGGGAGCAAGTGACGAACCTTTGCATTAACATTCTGCATTCATATCGTAAATTTTGTGCAACAGTATCATCATCTGGACAACTAATTCTTCCTGAGGCACTTAAACTTCTGCCTTTATACACCCTTG CATTGATCAAAAGTATTGGACTGCGAACTGATGGGAGAATAGATGATCGGTCATTTTGGATCAATTATGTTTCCCCACTTTCTACTCCTCTGGCAATACCTCTGGTGTACCCGAGGATGATGGCTATCCATGACCTTAATTCACAT GAAGGGGACAGGCCTCTTATTCCTCCTACAATTCCACTTTCCAGTGAGCATGTTAGCGATGATGGAATCTATCTACTGGAGAATGGTGATGATGGTTTGATTTATATTGGGAATTCGGTGAATCCAGATATCATGCGACAACTGTTTGGCATTTCTTCGGTTGACGTAATTCCTAGTCAg TTTGTGCTGCAGCAGTATGACAATCCCTTGTCAAAGAAACTAAATGAACTGGTAAATGAGATAAGGCGCCAAAGATGTTCATACCTCCG CATAAAATTATGCAGAAAAGGAGATGCATCAGGTCAGTCAATTAAAACAACCCTCTACGAAAATTACAAAGAAATTAAGACTGGTGTGTTAGTGTGTCTATACACAGTGAACCAAAATATCATCAGATTATTCCACTCAATGTGA
- the LOC104877544 gene encoding protein ACCELERATED CELL DEATH 6, with product MADALFSVVFDILIQRVHQAIAVAVDHDEISNLNLHVGFDSSHRKNTALHIAARVGNKKMVEALLSEGTPASLLTENSKHETPLHIAARSGHVHVVKFLIDWATQSTDVEAGGIQQVLRMRNMEGNTPLHEAVRNGHHSTVLVLVEANDSDLLVSLNNAGESPLFMAVDVRASEIVKTILPNSNPYSLLHRSSDGQTILHRAILRADLKTMKIIIQHMPELVNEKDSCGRSPLHYAAASGALALVDHLLQLKPSNGSFLDNNLATPAHMAAENGHLNVLKLFVKRCRYWVELLNNHHQNILHVAAQNGHLKVVRYIQNMFMVNDLLNETDEDGNTPLHLAAAKLHSSIVSTLVQTGNMDTTAINKKGETVLDIARKFQLVSPSNEGNEGTDGNQAQATPNKTGCAGDEKIEAKKQRTIEILKAASAKQAKKLEGILEQEDLIIESIRDKRRKEMAGTLIVMATLVATVTFTAAFTLPGGIQSEGPHQGMAVLTRKAAFKAFIVTDTVAMTTSMTAAVILFTSSWNDEKNKWNLHFIALQLLWMSLASMGLAFLTGLFTVLSHSMELAIMVCFIGCLFPSLLYLLGPLILPEEFVWSLVDIIEKTKTKIYSFWILHNK from the exons ATGGCCGATGCTTTGTTTTCAGTGGTTTTCGACATCTTGATCCAGCGCGTGCATCAGGCGATAGCCGTAGCCGTAGATCACGATGAGATCAGTAACCTGAACTTACATGTCGGCTTTGACTCAAGTCACAGGAAGAACACAGCCCTTCATATTGCTGCAAGAGTAGGGAACAAGAAAATGGTGGAAGCGTTACTCAGCGAGGGTACACCAGCTTCGCTTCTCACTGAGAACTCTAAACATGAAACCCCACTTCACATTGCAGCTAGATCTGGCCATGTTCATGTGGTAAAATTTCTTATTGATTGGGCGACCCAGTCCACAGATGTCGAAGCTGGAGGGATACAACAGGTACTGAGAATGAGAAACATGGAAGGCAACACGCCATTACATGAAGCTGTTAGAAATGGTCACCATTCTACTGTGCTTGTATTGGTGGAAGCAAATGACTCAGATCTGCTTGTTTCACTCAACAATGCTGGGGAGTCTCCACTTTTTATGGCTGTTGATGTGAGGGCAAGTGAAATTGTGAAAACTATCTTACCAAATTCAAATCCCTATTCTCTTCTCCATAGAAGTTCCGACGGCCAGACGATTCTCCATAGGGCCATTCTGAGAGCTGATTTGA AGactatgaaaattataatccaACATATGCCGGAATTGGTGAATGAAAAAGATAGCTGCGGAAGAAGTCCTCTTCACTATGCTGCAGCCTCCGGTGCCTTAGCCTTGGTCGATCATTTACTACAACTAAAACCTTCCAATGGATCTTTCCTCGATAACAATTTAGCAACACCGGCTCATATGGCTGCAGAAAATGGGCATCTGAATGTATTGAAATTGTTTGTCAAGCGCTGCCGCTATTGGGTCGAATTACTCAACAATCACCACCAAAATATCCTTCATGTAGCAGCCCAAAATGGACATCTTAAAGTTGTTCGATATATTCAAAATATGTTCATGGTGAATGATCTATTGAATGAGACCGATGAGGATGGAAACACCCCTTTGCATCTTGCAGCAGCAAAATTGCACAGCAGCATCGTAAGTACTCTTGTCCAAACAGGAAATATGGATACTACGGCAATCAATAAAAAAGGTGAAACAGTCCTGGATATTGCTAGGAAATTTCAG CTTGTTTCACCAAGTAATGAAGGAAATGAAGGCACGGATGGGAATCAAGCCCAAGCAACTCCAAACAAGACTGGTTGTGCCGGTGATGAAAAGATAGAAGCAAAAAAG CAACGGACCATAGAAATTCTGAAGGCGGCAAGTGCAAAGCAAGCTAAAAAGTTAGAGGGAATCCTAGAACAAGAAGATCTTATAATAGAATCAATACGGGACAAGAGGCGTAAAGAAATGGCTGGCACCCTCATAGTAATGGCAACATTAGTTGCAACAGTCACATTTACAGCGGCATTCACCCTTCCAGGGGGCATCCAAAGTGAAGGTCCACATCAAGGGATGGCAGTGCTAACAAGGAAAGCAGCATTCAAAGCTTTTATTGTCACTGATACAGTAGCTATGACTACGTCCATGACTGCTGCAGTGATTCTTTTCACATCATCTTGGAatgatgagaaaaataaatggaatcTGCACTTTATTGCCTTGCAGTTGTTATGGATGTCACTTGCCTCAATGGGACTGGCATTCCTTACTGGACTGTTCACTGTTCTATCACACTCAATGGAGCTTGCTATCATGGTTTGTTTTATTGGCTGTCTCTTCCCAAGTCTCCTCTACTTGCTGGGGCCTCTTATTCTCCCTGAGGAATTTGTTTGGTCACTCGTGGATATCATAGagaaaaccaaaaccaaaatataCTCATTTTGGATATTGCACAACAAATAA